In the Phaseolus vulgaris cultivar G19833 chromosome 7, P. vulgaris v2.0, whole genome shotgun sequence genome, one interval contains:
- the LOC137829881 gene encoding uncharacterized protein isoform X5, whose translation MAFMAVLESDLRALSAEARRRYPAVKDGAEHAILKLRTLSSPSEIAHNEDILRIFLMACEVRTVKLSIIGLSCLQKLISHDAVSPSALSEILSTLKDHAEMADEGVQLKTLQTTSIIFQSRLHPENEDTMSQALGICLRLLENTRSSDSVRNTAAATFRQAVALIFDHVVSAESLPAGKFGFGGQLPRTTSVTGDVNRSINLSNSLDYEIVSGSPPVMRENLSETGKLGLRLLEDLTSLAAGGSANWLRVSILQRTFALDILEFILSNYVAVFRTLLPYEQALRRQICSLLMTSLRTNAELEGETGEPTFRRLVLRSVAHIIRLYSSSLITECEVFLSMLLKVTFLDLPLWHRILVLEILRGFCVEARTLRILFQNFDLHPKNTNVVEGMVKALARVVSNVQVQESSEESLAAVAGMFSSKVKGIEWSLDNDASNAAVLVASEAHAITLAVEGLLGVVFTVATLTDEAIDIGELESPRCDNDPPVKWSGKTAVLCISMVDSLWLTILDALSLILSRSLGEAIVLEILKGYQAFTQACGILRAVEPLNSFLASLCKFTINFPVETERRSSALPSPVSKRSELLIDQRDNVVLTPKNVQALRTLFNIAHRLHNVLGPSWVLVLETLAALDRAIHSPHASTQEVSTPVPKLTRELSMQYSDFNILSSLNSQLFESSALMHISAVKSLLCALCQLSYQCMSGTSSSLGPTTSQKIGSISFSVERMISILVNNVHRVEPFWDQVTCHFLELADNSNPHLKNMALDALDQSISAVLGSDRFQDYKQSKSLETSQEMEVNIDKLKSLECSVISPLKVLYFSTQSVDVRVGSLKILLHVLERYGEKLYYSWPNILEMLRYVADVSEKDLVTLGFQNLRVIMNDGLSTLPTDCLQVCVDVTGAYSAQKTELNISLTAVGLLWTMTDFIAKGLLNGPFEEKETGVNSIVKQVDNEKTEDPTLFSNIVRDRTSSIDGVDFEKLLFSVFSLLQNLGADERPEVRNSSVRTLFQTLGTHGQKLSKSLWEDCLWNYVFPTLDRASHMAATSSKDEWQGKELGTRGGKAIHMLIHHSRNTAQKQWDETLVLVFGGIARILRMFFPFFTSLSNFWSGWESLLQYVDNSILNGSKEVALAAINCLQTTVNSHSSKGNMPMPYLISVINVYELVLRKPSSYHGSAADKVTQEILHCLGELYVQAQGLFNDVVYTQLIAIIDLAVKQAMLTNDNFEIEFGNVPPVLRTILEILPLLRPTKHICSMWSVLLREFLQYLPRQDSHLHNYQVKYDVPNGSTPISHNEVAASPGSGSTVAITGLPSYIFAEKLVPVLVELFLQAPAVEKHIIYPEIIQSLGRCMTTRRDNPDSALWRLAVEAFNRLLVDYITNLTNGGPDSSISKPVRTRIWKEIADVYEIFLVGYCGRALPSNSLSAVVLEADESLEMSILNILGDTVLKLPVDTPTDILLRLVSTLDRCASRTCSLPVETVELMPPHCSRFSLTCLQKLFSLSSYSNEDNWNMTRTEVSKISITMLMTRCEYILGRFLTDENGLGDCRLPKARLEEIIYVLQELAHLVIHPDAVSVLPLHPLLRTGLAEDKEKHNNRPHLFVLLSSFCELVTSRELRIRELVQVLLQLITKELSLEKLSLPSEKNTSR comes from the exons ATGGCTTTCATGGCGGTCTTGGAGTCCGACCTCCGCGCTCTCTCCGCCGAAGCCCGCCGTCGTTATCCCGCCGTCAAAGACGGCGCAGAACACGCCATCCTCAAG CTTCGTACTTTGTCAAGTCCTAGTGAAATTGCACATAATGAGGATATATTACGCATATTTTTGATGGCGTGTGAGGTCCGAACAGTCAAGCTTAGCATCATTGGACTTTCGTGTCTTCAGAAACTGATATCCCATGATGCTGTTTCTCCATCCGCCCTGAGCGAGATTTTATCTACCCTGAAAGAT CATGCTGAAATGGCGGATGAGGGTGTTCAGCTCAAGACCCTTCAAACAACATCAATAATATTTCAATCACGATTGCACCCTGAAAATGAG GATACCATGTCTCAAGCTCTTGGTATCTGTCTCAGGCTTCTTGAAAACACCCGATCTTCTGATAGTGTGCGGAA TACTGCAGCAGCTACCTTCAGGCAAGCAGTGGCCCTGATTTTTGACCATGTAGTTTCAGCTGAGTCTCTTCCTGCAGGCAAATTTGGTTTTGGAGGTCAGCTCCCTAGGACAACATCGGTTACTGGTGATGTTAACCGTAGCATCAATTTGTCCAA CTCATTAGATTATGAAATTGTTTCTGGGAGTCCCCCTGTGATGAGGGAGAATTTATCTGAAACCGGAAAACTTGGGCTGCGCTTGCTTGAAGATCTGACTTCTCTTGCCGCAGGTGGATCT GCAAATTGGTTACGTGTCAGTATTCTTCAGAGGACATTTGCACTTGATATTCTTGA GTTCATTTTGTCCAATTATGTTGCTGTCTTCAGAACCTTGTTACCCTATGAACAG GCTTTACGACGACAGATTTGTTCACTTCTTATGACTTCACTTCGTACCAATGCTGAG CTTGAAGGAGAAACTGGTGAACCTACGTTTCGTCGTTTGGTCTTGCGTTCGGTTGCTCATATTATAAGACTTTACAGTTCTTCCCTTATAACTGAATGTGAG GTTTTTCTCAGTATGTTGCTGAAGGTTACTTTTCTTGATTTGCCATTATGGCATCGCATTCTTGTTCTTGAGATTTTAAGG GGGTTTTGTGTTGAGGCACGGACATTGCGGATTCTTTTCCAAAATTTTGATTT GCACCCCAAGAATACAAATGTTGTGGAGGGAATGGTCAAAGCACTTGCTAGGGTTGTTTCAAATGTACAG GTTCAAGAATCAAGTGAGGAGAGCTTGGCTGCTGTTGCTGGAATGTTTAGTAGCAAAGTCAAag GTATTGAATGGAGTCTAGATAATGATGCATCCAATGCTGCAGTTCTGGTTGCCAGTGAAGCACATGCGATAACTTTGGCAGTTGAAGGCCTGTTAGGGGTTGTCTTCACTGTTGCAACTTTAACAGACGAAGCCATAGATATTGGAGAG CTTGAGTCTCCTAGATGTGATAATGATCCACCTGTGAAATGGTCTGGTAAAACTGCCGTTCTCTGCATCTCAATGGTTGACTCACTGTGGTTGACAATACTTGATGCATTATCCCTTATTTTATCAAG GTCACTTGGAGAGGCCATTGTTTTGGAAATATTAAAGGGATACCAGGCATTTACTCAG GCTTGTGGGATTCTCCGAGCTGTTGAACCTTTAAACTCCTTTCTTGCATCCCTTTGCAAATTTACAATCAATTTTCCTGTTGAAACAGAAAGAAGGAG CAGTGCTTTGCCGTCTCCTGTATCAAAACGGTCAGAACTATTGATTGATCAGAGGGATAATGTTGTGCTTACTCCTAAGAATGTGCAG GCCTTGAGAACTCTTTTCAACATTGCTCATCGACTGCATAATGTTCTCGGCCCATCCTGGGTTCTG GTGTTGGAAACTCTGGCAGCTTTAGATCGGGCAATTCATTCTCCACATGCCAGTACTCAG GAGGTCTCCACCCCTGTCCCAAAGTTGACAAGGGAGTTGTCTATGCAATACAGTGACTTCAATATACTCTCGTCTTTGAACTCTCAG CTCTTTGAGAGCTCTGCTCTGATGCATATATCTGCTGTAAAGTCTCTCCTTTGTGCATTGTGTCAACTTTCATATCAATGCATGTCCGGTACTTCAAGCAGTTTGGGACCAACAACTAGTCAAAAAATTGGAAGCATCAGCTTTTCAGTGGAAAGAATGATATCCATCCTTGTGAATAATGTTCACC GAGTCGAGCCATTTTGGGATCAAGTCACTTGTCACTTTCTTgag CTAGCTGATAATTCTAATCCACATTTGAAAAACATGGCACTTGATGCACTTGATCAGTCTATATCTGCAGTCTTAGGTTCTGATAGGTTCCAAGACTACAAACAATCCAAGTCTCTTGAAACATCACAGGAA ATGGAAGTCAATATCGACAAGTTGAAGTCTCTTGAATGCTCAGTCATATCTCCACTAAAGgttctttatttttctacacAAAGTGTAGATGTTCGTGTTGGATCTTTGAAAATACTTTTGCATGTCTTGGAG AGGTATGGAGAGAAACTTTATTACAGCTGGCCTAATATACTTGAAATGTTGAG GTATGTAGCAGATGTTTCGGAGAAGGATCTTGTTACTCTCGGCTTCCAG AACCTAAGAGTGATAATGAACGATGGACTGTCCACCTTACCTACGGACTGCCTTCAAGT GTGTGTTGATGTGACTGGAGCATACAGTGCTCAGAAGACCGAGTTGAACATAAGCTTGACAGCAGTTGGACTTCTGTGGACTATGACTGATTTCATTGCAAAGGGCCTTCTCAATGGACCTTTTGAAGAAAAGGAAACAG GTGTTAATTCTATAGTGAAGCAGGTAGACAATGAAAAGACGGAGGATCCTACACTTTTTTCTAATATTGTGAGAGATAGGACTTCTTCTATAGATGGTGTTGATTTCGAGAAGCTTCTATTCTCTGTTTTCTCCTTACTTCAAAACCTTGGGGCAGATGAGAGACCAGAG gtTAGGAATTCTTCTGTTAGGACACTGTTCCAAACTTTAGGAACACACGGGCAAAAGCTTTCAAAGAGCTTGTGGGAAGATTGTCTTTGGAATTATGTATTTCCTACATTGGACCGTGCTTCTCATATG GCTGCTACATCTTCAAAGGATGAATGGCAAGGGAAAGAACTTGGAACTCGAGGGGGAAAAGCAATTCACATGCTCATACATCACAG tcGTAACACGGCTCAGAAGCAGTGGGATGAAACTCTTGTGCTTGTTTTTGGTGGAATAGCACGTATATTACGGATGTTCTTCCCCTTTTTCACAAGCTTAAGTAATTTTTGGTCTG GCTGGGAATCATTGCTTCAATATGTTGACAATAGCATTTTAAATGGTAGTAAAGAGGTTGCACTTGCAGCAATAAATTGTTTGCAAACAACTGTTAATTCCCATTCATCTAAG GGAAATATGCCAATGCCTTACCTTATTTCAGTAATTAATGTTTACGAGCTTGTTCTGAGAAAGCCTTCTAGTTACCATGGCAGCGCTGCTGATAAGGTGACGCAGGAGATTTTGCATTGTCTTG GAGAGCTTTATGTGCAGGCTCAAGGATTGTTCAATGATGTCGTATACACACAATTGATAGCAATCATAGATCTGGCCGTGAAGCAAGCCATGTTAACTAATGATAACTTTGAAATAGAATTT GGGAATGTCCCACCAGTGCTGCGAACTATACTGGAAATCTTGCCACTGTTACGTCCAACAAAGCACATTTGTTCTATGTGGTCTGTTCTTCTTCGAGAGTTTCTACAGTATCTTCCTAGGCAGGATTCTCATTTACATA ATTATCAGGTTAAATATGATGTACCAAATGGTTCTACTCCAATATCTCACAATGAAGTAGCAGCATCTCCAGGTTCTGGATCTACAGTAGCCATAACGGGCCTTCCTAGTTACATATTTGCAGAAAAGCTAGTTCCCGTGCTGGTAGAGCTATTCTTGCAGGCACCTGCAGTTGAAAAACATATTATATACCCTGAAATTATTCAAAGTCTTGGAAG ATGTATGACAACAAGAAGAGACAATCCAGATAGTGCACTTTGGAGGTTAGCTGTTGAAGCATTCAACCGTCTTCTTGTTGACTACATCACCAATTTAACCAATGGAGGTCCAGATTCAAGCATTAGTAAACCTGTCAGAACAAGAATATGGAAGGAGATTGCAGATGTTTATGAAATATTCCTAGTTGGATATTGTGGACGAGCTCTTCCTTCAAATTCCCTCTCAGCCGTGGTGCTAGAGGCTGATGAGTCCCTTGAGATGTCCATCTTAAATATTCTTGGTGATACAGTCCTTAAGTTGCCAGTTGACACACCTACGGAT ATTCTGCTGCGGCTGGTCTCCACATTGGACCGATGTGCATCACGCACATGCTCATTACCTGTTGAGACTGTAGAGCTCATGCCTCCTCACTGCAGCAGATTTTCTTTGACTTGTTTACAGAAGTTGTTTTCTTTGAGCAG TTATTCTAATGAAGACAATTGGAATATGACAAGAACTGAAGTCAGCAAAATCTCAATTACAATGCTCATGACCAGATGTGAATACATTTTGGG
- the LOC137829881 gene encoding uncharacterized protein isoform X3 — protein sequence MAFMAVLESDLRALSAEARRRYPAVKDGAEHAILKLRTLSSPSEIAHNEDILRIFLMACEVRTVKLSIIGLSCLQKLISHDAVSPSALSEILSTLKDHAEMADEGVQLKTLQTTSIIFQSRLHPENEDTMSQALGICLRLLENTRSSDSVRNTAAATFRQAVALIFDHVVSAESLPAGKFGFGGQLPRTTSVTGDVNRSINLSNSLDYEIVSGSPPVMRENLSETGKLGLRLLEDLTSLAAGGSANWLRVSILQRTFALDILEFILSNYVAVFRTLLPYEQALRRQICSLLMTSLRTNAELEGETGEPTFRRLVLRSVAHIIRLYSSSLITECEVFLSMLLKVTFLDLPLWHRILVLEILRGFCVEARTLRILFQNFDLHPKNTNVVEGMVKALARVVSNVQVQESSEESLAAVAGMFSSKVKGIEWSLDNDASNAAVLVASEAHAITLAVEGLLGVVFTVATLTDEAIDIGELESPRCDNDPPVKWSGKTAVLCISMVDSLWLTILDALSLILSRSLGEAIVLEILKGYQAFTQACGILRAVEPLNSFLASLCKFTINFPVETERRSSALPSPVSKRSELLIDQRDNVVLTPKNVQALRTLFNIAHRLHNVLGPSWVLVLETLAALDRAIHSPHASTQEVSTPVPKLTRELSMQYSDFNILSSLNSQLFESSALMHISAVKSLLCALCQLSYQCMSGTSSSLGPTTSQKIGSISFSVERMISILVNNVHRVEPFWDQVTCHFLELADNSNPHLKNMALDALDQSISAVLGSDRFQDYKQSKSLETSQEMEVNIDKLKSLECSVISPLKVLYFSTQSVDVRVGSLKILLHVLERYGEKLYYSWPNILEMLRYVADVSEKDLVTLGFQNLRVIMNDGLSTLPTDCLQVCVDVTGAYSAQKTELNISLTAVGLLWTMTDFIAKGLLNGPFEEKETGVNSIVKQVDNEKTEDPTLFSNIVRDRTSSIDGVDFEKLLFSVFSLLQNLGADERPEVRNSSVRTLFQTLGTHGQKLSKSLWEDCLWNYVFPTLDRASHMAATSSKDEWQGKELGTRGGKAIHMLIHHSRNTAQKQWDETLVLVFGGIARILRMFFPFFTSLSNFWSGWESLLQYVDNSILNGSKEVALAAINCLQTTVNSHSSKGNMPMPYLISVINVYELVLRKPSSYHGSAADKVTQEILHCLGELYVQAQGLFNDVVYTQLIAIIDLAVKQAMLTNDNFEIEFGNVPPVLRTILEILPLLRPTKHICSMWSVLLREFLQYLPRQDSHLHSEDDYQVKYDVPNGSTPISHNEVAASPGSGSTVAITGLPSYIFAEKLVPVLVELFLQAPAVEKHIIYPEIIQSLGRCMTTRRDNPDSALWRLAVEAFNRLLVDYITNLTNGGPDSSISKPVRTRIWKEIADVYEIFLVGYCGRALPSNSLSAVVLEADESLEMSILNILGDTVLKLPVDTPTDILLRLVSTLDRCASRTCSLPVETVELMPPHCSRFSLTCLQKLFSLSSYSNEDNWNMTRTEVSKISITMLMTRCEYILGRFLTDENGLGDCRLPKARLEEIIYVLQELAHLVIHPDAVSVLPLHPLLRTGLAEDKEKHNNRPHLFVLLSSFCELVTSRELRIRELVQVLLQLITKELSLEKLSLPSEKNTSR from the exons ATGGCTTTCATGGCGGTCTTGGAGTCCGACCTCCGCGCTCTCTCCGCCGAAGCCCGCCGTCGTTATCCCGCCGTCAAAGACGGCGCAGAACACGCCATCCTCAAG CTTCGTACTTTGTCAAGTCCTAGTGAAATTGCACATAATGAGGATATATTACGCATATTTTTGATGGCGTGTGAGGTCCGAACAGTCAAGCTTAGCATCATTGGACTTTCGTGTCTTCAGAAACTGATATCCCATGATGCTGTTTCTCCATCCGCCCTGAGCGAGATTTTATCTACCCTGAAAGAT CATGCTGAAATGGCGGATGAGGGTGTTCAGCTCAAGACCCTTCAAACAACATCAATAATATTTCAATCACGATTGCACCCTGAAAATGAG GATACCATGTCTCAAGCTCTTGGTATCTGTCTCAGGCTTCTTGAAAACACCCGATCTTCTGATAGTGTGCGGAA TACTGCAGCAGCTACCTTCAGGCAAGCAGTGGCCCTGATTTTTGACCATGTAGTTTCAGCTGAGTCTCTTCCTGCAGGCAAATTTGGTTTTGGAGGTCAGCTCCCTAGGACAACATCGGTTACTGGTGATGTTAACCGTAGCATCAATTTGTCCAA CTCATTAGATTATGAAATTGTTTCTGGGAGTCCCCCTGTGATGAGGGAGAATTTATCTGAAACCGGAAAACTTGGGCTGCGCTTGCTTGAAGATCTGACTTCTCTTGCCGCAGGTGGATCT GCAAATTGGTTACGTGTCAGTATTCTTCAGAGGACATTTGCACTTGATATTCTTGA GTTCATTTTGTCCAATTATGTTGCTGTCTTCAGAACCTTGTTACCCTATGAACAG GCTTTACGACGACAGATTTGTTCACTTCTTATGACTTCACTTCGTACCAATGCTGAG CTTGAAGGAGAAACTGGTGAACCTACGTTTCGTCGTTTGGTCTTGCGTTCGGTTGCTCATATTATAAGACTTTACAGTTCTTCCCTTATAACTGAATGTGAG GTTTTTCTCAGTATGTTGCTGAAGGTTACTTTTCTTGATTTGCCATTATGGCATCGCATTCTTGTTCTTGAGATTTTAAGG GGGTTTTGTGTTGAGGCACGGACATTGCGGATTCTTTTCCAAAATTTTGATTT GCACCCCAAGAATACAAATGTTGTGGAGGGAATGGTCAAAGCACTTGCTAGGGTTGTTTCAAATGTACAG GTTCAAGAATCAAGTGAGGAGAGCTTGGCTGCTGTTGCTGGAATGTTTAGTAGCAAAGTCAAag GTATTGAATGGAGTCTAGATAATGATGCATCCAATGCTGCAGTTCTGGTTGCCAGTGAAGCACATGCGATAACTTTGGCAGTTGAAGGCCTGTTAGGGGTTGTCTTCACTGTTGCAACTTTAACAGACGAAGCCATAGATATTGGAGAG CTTGAGTCTCCTAGATGTGATAATGATCCACCTGTGAAATGGTCTGGTAAAACTGCCGTTCTCTGCATCTCAATGGTTGACTCACTGTGGTTGACAATACTTGATGCATTATCCCTTATTTTATCAAG GTCACTTGGAGAGGCCATTGTTTTGGAAATATTAAAGGGATACCAGGCATTTACTCAG GCTTGTGGGATTCTCCGAGCTGTTGAACCTTTAAACTCCTTTCTTGCATCCCTTTGCAAATTTACAATCAATTTTCCTGTTGAAACAGAAAGAAGGAG CAGTGCTTTGCCGTCTCCTGTATCAAAACGGTCAGAACTATTGATTGATCAGAGGGATAATGTTGTGCTTACTCCTAAGAATGTGCAG GCCTTGAGAACTCTTTTCAACATTGCTCATCGACTGCATAATGTTCTCGGCCCATCCTGGGTTCTG GTGTTGGAAACTCTGGCAGCTTTAGATCGGGCAATTCATTCTCCACATGCCAGTACTCAG GAGGTCTCCACCCCTGTCCCAAAGTTGACAAGGGAGTTGTCTATGCAATACAGTGACTTCAATATACTCTCGTCTTTGAACTCTCAG CTCTTTGAGAGCTCTGCTCTGATGCATATATCTGCTGTAAAGTCTCTCCTTTGTGCATTGTGTCAACTTTCATATCAATGCATGTCCGGTACTTCAAGCAGTTTGGGACCAACAACTAGTCAAAAAATTGGAAGCATCAGCTTTTCAGTGGAAAGAATGATATCCATCCTTGTGAATAATGTTCACC GAGTCGAGCCATTTTGGGATCAAGTCACTTGTCACTTTCTTgag CTAGCTGATAATTCTAATCCACATTTGAAAAACATGGCACTTGATGCACTTGATCAGTCTATATCTGCAGTCTTAGGTTCTGATAGGTTCCAAGACTACAAACAATCCAAGTCTCTTGAAACATCACAGGAA ATGGAAGTCAATATCGACAAGTTGAAGTCTCTTGAATGCTCAGTCATATCTCCACTAAAGgttctttatttttctacacAAAGTGTAGATGTTCGTGTTGGATCTTTGAAAATACTTTTGCATGTCTTGGAG AGGTATGGAGAGAAACTTTATTACAGCTGGCCTAATATACTTGAAATGTTGAG GTATGTAGCAGATGTTTCGGAGAAGGATCTTGTTACTCTCGGCTTCCAG AACCTAAGAGTGATAATGAACGATGGACTGTCCACCTTACCTACGGACTGCCTTCAAGT GTGTGTTGATGTGACTGGAGCATACAGTGCTCAGAAGACCGAGTTGAACATAAGCTTGACAGCAGTTGGACTTCTGTGGACTATGACTGATTTCATTGCAAAGGGCCTTCTCAATGGACCTTTTGAAGAAAAGGAAACAG GTGTTAATTCTATAGTGAAGCAGGTAGACAATGAAAAGACGGAGGATCCTACACTTTTTTCTAATATTGTGAGAGATAGGACTTCTTCTATAGATGGTGTTGATTTCGAGAAGCTTCTATTCTCTGTTTTCTCCTTACTTCAAAACCTTGGGGCAGATGAGAGACCAGAG gtTAGGAATTCTTCTGTTAGGACACTGTTCCAAACTTTAGGAACACACGGGCAAAAGCTTTCAAAGAGCTTGTGGGAAGATTGTCTTTGGAATTATGTATTTCCTACATTGGACCGTGCTTCTCATATG GCTGCTACATCTTCAAAGGATGAATGGCAAGGGAAAGAACTTGGAACTCGAGGGGGAAAAGCAATTCACATGCTCATACATCACAG tcGTAACACGGCTCAGAAGCAGTGGGATGAAACTCTTGTGCTTGTTTTTGGTGGAATAGCACGTATATTACGGATGTTCTTCCCCTTTTTCACAAGCTTAAGTAATTTTTGGTCTG GCTGGGAATCATTGCTTCAATATGTTGACAATAGCATTTTAAATGGTAGTAAAGAGGTTGCACTTGCAGCAATAAATTGTTTGCAAACAACTGTTAATTCCCATTCATCTAAG GGAAATATGCCAATGCCTTACCTTATTTCAGTAATTAATGTTTACGAGCTTGTTCTGAGAAAGCCTTCTAGTTACCATGGCAGCGCTGCTGATAAGGTGACGCAGGAGATTTTGCATTGTCTTG GAGAGCTTTATGTGCAGGCTCAAGGATTGTTCAATGATGTCGTATACACACAATTGATAGCAATCATAGATCTGGCCGTGAAGCAAGCCATGTTAACTAATGATAACTTTGAAATAGAATTT GGGAATGTCCCACCAGTGCTGCGAACTATACTGGAAATCTTGCCACTGTTACGTCCAACAAAGCACATTTGTTCTATGTGGTCTGTTCTTCTTCGAGAGTTTCTACAGTATCTTCCTAGGCAGGATTCTCATTTACATAGTGAGGATG ATTATCAGGTTAAATATGATGTACCAAATGGTTCTACTCCAATATCTCACAATGAAGTAGCAGCATCTCCAGGTTCTGGATCTACAGTAGCCATAACGGGCCTTCCTAGTTACATATTTGCAGAAAAGCTAGTTCCCGTGCTGGTAGAGCTATTCTTGCAGGCACCTGCAGTTGAAAAACATATTATATACCCTGAAATTATTCAAAGTCTTGGAAG ATGTATGACAACAAGAAGAGACAATCCAGATAGTGCACTTTGGAGGTTAGCTGTTGAAGCATTCAACCGTCTTCTTGTTGACTACATCACCAATTTAACCAATGGAGGTCCAGATTCAAGCATTAGTAAACCTGTCAGAACAAGAATATGGAAGGAGATTGCAGATGTTTATGAAATATTCCTAGTTGGATATTGTGGACGAGCTCTTCCTTCAAATTCCCTCTCAGCCGTGGTGCTAGAGGCTGATGAGTCCCTTGAGATGTCCATCTTAAATATTCTTGGTGATACAGTCCTTAAGTTGCCAGTTGACACACCTACGGAT ATTCTGCTGCGGCTGGTCTCCACATTGGACCGATGTGCATCACGCACATGCTCATTACCTGTTGAGACTGTAGAGCTCATGCCTCCTCACTGCAGCAGATTTTCTTTGACTTGTTTACAGAAGTTGTTTTCTTTGAGCAG TTATTCTAATGAAGACAATTGGAATATGACAAGAACTGAAGTCAGCAAAATCTCAATTACAATGCTCATGACCAGATGTGAATACATTTTGGG